AAATTCTTGGGGGCTTATCTTACCTCACTCCTTTGCTTTCAACTCTGTGGCTGGTCTTGCTAACAGACGATTGCTTGAGTGCCATGCAATTGCTGGCATCGTGTTTCATCGTTGGAGGGTCGATACTGAGTTCGATGAAGATCAAAACTGGGGAAGAGTCGTGGGCGCATCAGCTTCTTCGAGCGATCGCAAAGTGGAGGCATCAGGGCACGCCGCCCTGATGAAATCTAACAAAGCTTAGATTTGGTAACCAAACTGCATCATGAAGGTATTTACTGTAGCACTGTAGCGACCTTGGAGATTACCGCGTCCTACAGCGCCAGGATATGCGTTTTCATCAAGGTTTAGAGTGGGATCTTCGATGATGTAGTGGGCAAAGGCACCATCAACACGCCAGTTGCCTTGACCATAGCCAGCGCCCAGGGAAAGAACCGTGCGGTTGTTATCTGGGCTGCGGGGTGACCTTAAGTCGTCGGTTGTAGGTGTTGGGTCGATCGCAGCACCAGCTCGCAAGGTGATCTGATCATTCAATCGGTAGTCACCTCCGATTGAATAAGCAAGGGTATCCTGCCAGTCGAGTTTTACGATGACGGGATCGCTATTAATATCGGTGTACTCTATGTTGAGTGATTCAACGGTCGACCATCGCGTCAAGGTAAGGTTGCCATAAAGATTTAGATCATCGGTGATGAGGTAAGAGGTTCCAAAGACGACGGTATCCGGTAGCGTGATATCAAGCTTTGCGCCTGTGGCTTGGCCTGGAACCAGCCCACGCTGCTGAATGATGCCGAGGGATAGATTATTGTCTCCGCTCAGAGTGATATCCCCTTCAGTTTCGTGTTTAATAGATGACCGGTAGGAAAGACCAAATCGTAGTGAAGAGCTTGGATCGAAGGTGAGGCCCGCAACATACCCATAAGCAAGATTATCGCCCTTGTACTCGGCAATGACATCTCCTTGGGAATCGTAGTTCGCTAATGTTGAGGCAATGGCTTTGCGAGCGGCAGCTTGCACTGCTTTCGGGTCTTTTTGATCAGGATTCAAGCCCTGAAAGGCCTGATACATTTGAGCGGCAACACCTGTCAAAGTACTTAGCGCTTCTCCGCCAGCAGCAAGTGCGGCTTGAAACTCCTTGACGCCAGCGCTAGCAAATCCGGCACCGCCATTGCTTGCGCCAGCAATCACACCTGTACCCCGTTGGGCTTGAACACCAAATCCAAAAGTCCACTGCTCTGAAAGCTGGTAGGAGGCCGCTAAATCGAAGTTCAATACCTGAAGCTGAGTTTCGCTAGCGTGATAACGCCCCACCCACTCTTCTCCGTAATCACTACTTGTGGCAAAGGGAACGGTAACATTCCAGCCAATATTTACGGATTCTGTAATGGGATGCACGCCAGACAGAG
This is a stretch of genomic DNA from Pseudobacteriovorax antillogorgiicola. It encodes these proteins:
- a CDS encoding OmpP1/FadL family transporter; translation: MNQRQRRAHVATALGLACIGAPLYGAGFGARIQSAQSLGTAYSAEGTGKDPSLIFSNPALIGSFKRHSITIGAAHIRPEVDFESGSRTIPGVGLTAQDTETSVSNVSPKSSTVPTLSGVHPITESVNIGWNVTVPFATSSDYGEEWVGRYHASETQLQVLNFDLAASYQLSEQWTFGFGVQAQRGTGVIAGASNGGAGFASAGVKEFQAALAAGGEALSTLTGVAAQMYQAFQGLNPDQKDPKAVQAAARKAIASTLANYDSQGDVIAEYKGDNLAYGYVAGLTFDPSSSLRFGLSYRSSIKHETEGDITLSGDNNLSLGIIQQRGLVPGQATGAKLDITLPDTVVFGTSYLITDDLNLYGNLTLTRWSTVESLNIEYTDINSDPVIVKLDWQDTLAYSIGGDYRLNDQITLRAGAAIDPTPTTDDLRSPRSPDNNRTVLSLGAGYGQGNWRVDGAFAHYIIEDPTLNLDENAYPGAVGRGNLQGRYSATVNTFMMQFGYQI